The DNA window TTATCTTGTGTATTTATAGATTTATCGGAATTATTTATAGGTTTTTTATCATCAGAAGCTTTTATTTTCCTTCTTGAAAGTCTTTTTCTTATTCTAATAAAAATCCCTCGTTGGGTTAATTGTAATAATAGTTATAAAAACCAGTTTTTATAGAGACTGACTGATTCTATAGATTTCAACTTCAATTTGTTCTACATCTTTTTTATGGAATTTAAATGTTCGTTTTAACGGAAACCCTGTCCTATACCATTCTGTAACAACAGCAGGACTTATGAATTTTTCAATAAAATTTTTACTTCCTTTGTTGTGTATAGAATATATTACATTTGCCAGTTTTAAAGCATTTGATAAAAACGGTCGGTCACTGCCTCTTACCTGTGAACCGAAAGGGGGATTCATGACCACTGTCTGTGCTTCACCTGATATATTACTTATATCCTTACATATAAAATCCACGTCTACATTCATACTCCTGGCATTTTTATCAGCGATCTGGAGAGCATAGTGGTCAGTATCAAATCCTGTTACTATTTCAGCACCCAGTAATTTTGCTCCGATAGCAAGAACCCCTGTTCCACACCCAATATCATATACTGTGTCTCTAATATCACCTTTCATATATGCAAAATGAAGTAATTCAGCAGCGATTGGAGCGGGTGTAGTATATTGTTCCAGTGATGCATCCGGACTATTGAAACCTTCAACCTGCTCAAGCAACATTTCTAATTTTCGCTGTTTCATCGGATTATTGTACACCTCTTATTTCATCAAATACCAGTTTTTCCCATTTACGCTCCCCAAGTACTATTTCAAATTCCTGAGGTGTAAGCATTGGAGATGGGAAATGTCCCACATCATCGATTGCTATCCTTGGACAGGCAGTATTAACAAATGCATCCACTTTAAATTGCAATAATTGGTCAGATGTTACACGGTCCATGGTCAAAATATATGCTTTTTTGCCATGTTTTTTTGCAAGGTTTTTTAAATATTTTGCCAGTTCCATACGATATTGTCCAATCTTTGATGAAACCAAAATTCCAAAGGTAGATGAATCAAGTGACTTTGCAATAACAGCACTTCTCTGGCGCAATATTCTGGATGGGTCTACATAATATGTTTTATCCATAAACGGGTCTGCAACCATGACAGGTTTACCGGTTGCTACCGCAACTCCTACCGGATGAAATTCACCGCTGCCGATATATAAGTATTCATCACATTCATCTATTTCAGCCGATGAGAAATTACATCCAAGAACCTGTCCGGGGTAGGCAATCCTCGTGTCTCCTTTTTGGATTATACATTCCCTACTACAGGATTCAATAATTTTACGCACTTCTTCCAGTTTATGTACATGCTGGACTGTAGTGAGAACCCCTACGCGGTAAGCTTTAATATTTTCCATCGCCTGTTTGACAATTTCTGAAATATTTATTTCAGAAGCCGCTTTGATGTAGTAAATTTTTTCGTTGTATTTGCAGTCATCAAGTTCTGAATGTCCGAAATGGAAAAGAATGTCCACATCATCCAGTATATCAGTATCAATATCGCATGCCCCATAACAGGGATTTGCAGATACTATGACCTCTACACATGTAGATTGTTCCAATTTTGATGCTATATCAATAGACTTTCTTTTTAATCCCTCTGGTAATTGTAAACCTACAACATATGCTTCTGTTTTATTTATAATATCAATCAGATGTTGTGTTTGAAATTCAAACCTTTCATTGTTTGCCACCATTTACCTCCCTTATTGAAACACCTTTTTCATCCACATTGATTTTAATAAGGGATTTGACAGGTATGTTCATCTCTTTTAATTTTGATACCCCTTCACCACGTTCAACAATTACCACAACCTCATCTATTATGCTTCCTGCATCGATCAACGCTTTGATAACAGATTGGAGAGTACCACCGGTACTGACCACATCATCCACTATCAGTATACGGTCACCACTTTCGATACCATTAATGTAAAGTTGACCTTTTGAATATCCTGTACTCTGTGATACTGCAATTTCACCATTCAGACCGTATTTTCTTTTCCTAATTATTGATAGTGGAACACCTGACTTAAGAGACAGTGATGTTGCAATAGGGATGCCCATAGCTTCGATTGAAACAATTTTGTCCACATTCATTTTGGTATTTTCAACTATATGATTGGCTATTTCCTGTAATAATTCAGGCTCTACCGAAGGGATACCATCGGTTATAGGATTTATAAAGTAATAGTAATTGTTCTTTTTAATCACTGGAGATATTTCCAGCGATTTTTGAAGTGTGTCCAGCATGATGTTTAATCCTCTATGCACAACTTAAAATATAGACTACATATCCTGTAGATAACATCGAGTTATGAGGTTTATGATACAAAAAAATCTATGTGGTATATAATGTTAACCCGTAAAACTGGGAATAGTTTC is part of the Methanohalobium evestigatum Z-7303 genome and encodes:
- a CDS encoding METTL5 family protein, producing the protein MKQRKLEMLLEQVEGFNSPDASLEQYTTPAPIAAELLHFAYMKGDIRDTVYDIGCGTGVLAIGAKLLGAEIVTGFDTDHYALQIADKNARSMNVDVDFICKDISNISGEAQTVVMNPPFGSQVRGSDRPFLSNALKLANVIYSIHNKGSKNFIEKFISPAVVTEWYRTGFPLKRTFKFHKKDVEQIEVEIYRISQSL
- the dph2 gene encoding diphthamide biosynthesis enzyme Dph2 gives rise to the protein MVANNERFEFQTQHLIDIINKTEAYVVGLQLPEGLKRKSIDIASKLEQSTCVEVIVSANPCYGACDIDTDILDDVDILFHFGHSELDDCKYNEKIYYIKAASEINISEIVKQAMENIKAYRVGVLTTVQHVHKLEEVRKIIESCSRECIIQKGDTRIAYPGQVLGCNFSSAEIDECDEYLYIGSGEFHPVGVAVATGKPVMVADPFMDKTYYVDPSRILRQRSAVIAKSLDSSTFGILVSSKIGQYRMELAKYLKNLAKKHGKKAYILTMDRVTSDQLLQFKVDAFVNTACPRIAIDDVGHFPSPMLTPQEFEIVLGERKWEKLVFDEIRGVQ
- the hpt gene encoding hypoxanthine/guanine phosphoribosyltransferase, with translation MLDTLQKSLEISPVIKKNNYYYFINPITDGIPSVEPELLQEIANHIVENTKMNVDKIVSIEAMGIPIATSLSLKSGVPLSIIRKRKYGLNGEIAVSQSTGYSKGQLYINGIESGDRILIVDDVVSTGGTLQSVIKALIDAGSIIDEVVVIVERGEGVSKLKEMNIPVKSLIKINVDEKGVSIREVNGGKQ